In one window of Tursiops truncatus isolate mTurTru1 chromosome 5, mTurTru1.mat.Y, whole genome shotgun sequence DNA:
- the GRSF1 gene encoding G-rich sequence factor 1 — translation MAGTRWVLGALLRGCGCNCSSCRRTGAACLPFYSAAGSFPSGVSGRRRLLLLLGAAAAAASHTRGLQTGPVPAGRLAGPPPAAASAAAAAAASYPALRAPLLPQSLAAAAAAGPARGYSQESKTTYLEDLPPLPEYELPPSKLGEEVDDVYLIRAQGLPWSCTVEDVLSFFSDCRIRNGENGIHFLLNRDGKRRGDALIEMESEQDVQKALEKHRMYMGQRYVEVYEINNEDVDALMKSLHVKSTPVVNDGVVRLRGLPYSCNEKDIIDFFAGLNIVDITFVMDYRGRRKTGEAYVQFEEPEMANQALLKHREEIGNRYIEIFPSRRNEVRTHVGSHKGKKTASSPTAKYIAEPEMVFEEHEVTEDIRPMTAFESEKEIELPKEMSEKIPEAVDFGTTSSLHFVHMRGLPFQANAQDIINFFAPLKPVRITMEYSSSGKATGEADVHFETHEDAVAAMLKDRSHVHHRYIELFLNSCPKGK, via the exons ATGGCCGGGACGCGCTGGGTGCTCGGGGCGCTGCTCCGGGGCTGCGGCTGCAACTGCAGCAGCTGCCGGCGCACCGGCGCCGCCTGCCTGCCCTTCTACTCGGCCGCCGGCTCATTCCCCTCGGGAGTCTCGGGCCGTCGccgcctgctgctgctgctcggggccgccgcggccgccgcctcTCACACGCGGGGCCTCCAGACTGGGCCTGTGCCGGCCGGGAGGCTGGCGGGGCCTCCCCCAGCggccgcctccgccgccgccgcggccgccgcctcTTACCCGGCCCTGCGCGCCCCTCTGCTGCCGCAGtcgctggcggcggcggcggcggcgggcccGGCGCGTGGTTACAGCCAG GAGTCCAAAACTACCTACCTGGAAGACCTTCCACCTCTCCCTGAATATGAATTGCCTCCGTCCAAGTTAGGAGAGGAAGTGGATGACGTTTATCTCATTCGAGCTCAAGGATTACCGTGGTCGTGCACTGTAGAAGATGTGCTTAGCTTTTTCTCag ACTGCAGAATTCGCAATGGTGAGAATGGAATCCACTTCCTCTTAAATAGAGATGGGAAACGAAGGGGTGATGCCTTAATTGAAATGGAGTCAGAGCAGGATGTGCAAAAAGCCTTAGAAAAACACCGCATGTACATGGGGCAGCGGTATGTGGAAG TATATGAGATAAACAATGAAGATGTGGATGCCTTAATGAAGAGCCTGCATGTCAAATCTACACCTGTGGTAAATGATGGTGTGGTTCGTTTGAGAGGACTTCCTTATAGTTGCAATGAGAAAGACATTATAGACTTCTTCGCAG GACTGAACATAGTAGACATTACTTTTGTCATGGATtatagagggagaagaaaaacagGAGAAGCCTATGTGCAGTTTGAAGAACCAGAAATGGCCAACCAAGCCCTTTTGAAACACAGGGAAGAAATTGGCAACCG ATACATAGAGATATTTCCAAGCAGAAGGAATGAAGTTCGAACACATGTTGGTTCTCATAAGGGAAAGAAAACGGCATCTTCTCCCACTGCTAAGTATATAGCTGAGCCAGAAATGGTCTTTGAAGAACATGAAGTAACTGAGGATATCCGACCCATGACGGCTTTTGAAAGTGAGAAGGAAATAG AATTGCCTAAGGAGATGTCAGAAAAGATCCCAGAGGCTGTTGATTTTGGAACTACGTCTTCACTACATTTTGTCCACATGAGAGGATTGCCTTTCCAAGCCAATGCCCAAGACATTATAAAT ttttttgCTCCACTGAAGCCTGTTAGAATCACCATGGAATACAGTTCCAGTGGGAAGGCCACTGGAGAAGCTGATGTGCACTTCGAAACCCACGAGGACGCTGTTGCAGCTATGCTCAAGGATCGGTCCCATGTTC ACCATAGATATATTGAATTGTTCCTGAATTCATGTCCGAAAGGAAAATAA